The following is a genomic window from Rhodomicrobium lacus.
TGCTGCTGCTCGCGCCGGAAAGCGCGGGCGCGGATCACCTCAAGGCGCTCGCGCGCGTGTCGCGCCTGCTGCGCGATCAGAAATCCGTCGAGAAACTGCGCGCGTGCCGCGACCGCGCTGCGATCTATGCGGTGCTCACCGAGAAGGCGGCCTCTCACGCCGCCTAGGCGTCCGTCAGCGCCTCCCGGTCTTTTCGATTAAAAAGTCTCCTGCGGCCGCGCTTTTCGGCCGTTATTTTTTTGAGTCCGAAGCAACGCGCTCAACCCGACGGCAGTGTCATGCCGCAAATCGGGCACGGCACTACGAGGTATGTCGCGGTTATCGATCAGCTACTCTGCGTCAAACATTTTGGCTGGCTGATCTTGAGCCGAATCCGATCAGGTTCGGCCTCCTGACCTTTCAGGAAGTGACCGTTTTCCGGTCTGATTGCGATCCGATCAGACCGGAAGGGCTTCTAGCGCCGCTCCTTTTCATAAACCGCGATCATCGGTCCCAGCCCGAACAGCACATTGCCGCTGCGGGCGCCCGGCACGAACAGGGCGGGCGCGGTGCCTCCGTCGAGAAACAGCGCATTCCTGCATTTCAGGCCGTCGCGAAACAACCGCATGAACGTATCGAACGGCACGCCGCCGTCCGAGATCGCGAAGACGACGGTCTTGTCGCCGCGAACGCAGACGCCGTCACGCGGCTTCGCCGAGACGTTGGCCTTGGCGATGCGCGGATGCAACTGGCCGTCTATCACCAGCATCGGTCCCGATTGCGTCGCGTAGCTCGCCTTCGGCTTCTTCTTGAGAAAGGCGCCTGTCTCCATCACACCCGCTTCCGCCTCCCCGACATAAAAGACGCCGTTCGGCCTGAGGTGAAAATTGCCGGGGCCCGGCCGCGTGTTGGCGCGCACGAGTTCGCGGCCGTTTTCCACATGCAGCCCCACGGGCTTGTAGTCCGGGTGGAACATGCCGCCGTTCAGTGCAAACGCGAGCCGTCCGCCGCGCTCGTCCGTCTTCGGCACGGCGCTCAGATAGGTGTACGGGGTGCCGTCCGGCTTCTGCCAGAAAAGCCTGATCGCGAAGCGGTCGAGCGAGGCCTCGCACAGCGTATAGCCGTTGCCCTCGAACGCGTAGGGCTTGCAGGGTTGCGCGGCTGCGTCACTCGGGCCACAGAACGCGGCCATCGCAAGGAAAGCAGTGGCGCGGATCAGGATCTTTCTCACTCTGTTCACCAGAAAGCGAAAATTGATTCGATGCGGAGCTTACGGGGCTTCGGGTCGATTTTTGCGGCGGGCGAGCCACGGGCACGGAAACCCGCAGCTTGTCCAGCCTCGATTCGTTTCGGGCATCGCGCGCAAGCGGCAACGGGATGCGCATTCGGCAGGCGGAGGCGGGACTATGCCGGACTATGGGAACAGCCAGGCGAAGGGTCAAGTCCGCGCTCGCGCGCGCAAGCTTCCGATTGCGAGACGGCGCGCATTGGGCCAATCATCGTTTCGTAAACGCTCGAATGCGAAGTTCAGCGACTCCCTGAGGAATGCCGCCTTGTCGTTCAATATCCGGGCCAGAGCTGCCAAACTGGCATTCGCCAGGCAACGGAGACGGCACACGCCGCTTCATGTTCTGGTGTGCGTGTGGAAATCGATCGCGGCGGACAATGTGAGCCTCCTCGCAGCGGGCGTCGCGTTCTATGCATTGCTGGCGATCTTCCCCGGCCTCGTGTTCTTCGTCGCGGTTTTCGGTCTCCTCGCCGAGACGGGGCAGGTGCAGAATTTTCTCGTCACGCTGAAGGACTTGCTGCCAACGGAGGCGTGGGAGGCGATCAACGCGCAGGTCGCGGTGCTCGTCCGCCAGAACACGACGTCGCTTTCGCTCGCAACGATCATCTCTCTCGGACTCGCATTCATCAACGCAAGGCTTGGCGCCTACGCGCTCATGAGCGCGCTCAACATCGTCTACAGACGCACCGAGACGCGGAGTTTTGCGCACACCAACAGCCTTGCGATCCTGTTCACGCTCGGCGCGCTGGCCGTGCTTGCCTTCAATATCATCGTGGTCGCGGCAGTACCGGGCATCTTCCGCCTGTTCGGGATCTCGGAGTTCACCAACGCGGTGCTGCATTATGCGCGATGGCCCGCGCTCGCCATTATCGTGGCTTTCAGCCTTGCGGTGGTGTATCGCTATGGACCGGATCGGAAAGACGCGCATTGGCGATGGGTTTCGCTCGGCTCGCTTGCGGCAACAGCGCTCTGGCTTGCGGCATCAACGGGCTTTTCATGGTACGTGTCTGCGTTTAATTCCTACGACCGGATCTACGGCTCGTTCGGGGCCGTCGTAATTCTGCTCTACTGGCTCTGGCTGACAGCTTTTGCCGCACTCATGGGAGCAGAACTGGACATGCAAATTCAGACCGCGCTAGAAGAACGCCAATGACCCGCCCCATTTATCCTTTCTCCGCCATCGTTGGACAAGACGAGCTGAAGCTTGCCTTGATCATATCCGCCATCGATCCTTCGATTGGCGGCGTGCTTGCTTTCGGCGATCGCGGAACCGGCAAGTCGACCACGGTTCGTGCGCTTGCCGCATTGCTTCCTCCGGTTCGCGCCGTGCGCGCCTGCCGCTTCAACTGCGATCCGGACGGCTCCAATTTGTGCGAGGAGTGCCGCGAGAAGCTGCGCGAAGGCGAGAAACTCGTCGCGCGCTTCATCCGCGTGCCGGTGGTCGACCTGCCGCTCGGCGCGACGGAAGATCGCGTCGTTGGCGCGCTCGACCTCGAAAAGGCTTTGACGCGCGGCGAAAAGGCTTTCGAGACGGGGCTGCTCGCCCGCGCCAATCGCGGCTTTCTCTACATCGACGAAGTGAACCTTCTGGAAGACTTCCTCGTGGACCTGCTGCTCGACGTGGCCGCCTCCGGCGAGAACGTCGTCGAGCGCGAGGGCATGAGCTTGCGCCATCCCGCGCGCTTCGTGCTCATCGGTTCGGGCAACCCGGAAGAAGGCGAGCTTCGTCCGCAGCTTCTCGACCGTTTCGGCCTTTCCGTCGAGGTTCGCACGCCCCAGGATCTGCCCTCGCGCATCGAGGTGGTCCGCCGCCGCGACGCGTTCGAGCGCGACCCGCATGGTTTCGCTGCCGCTTGGCGCGGCGAAAACCGCAAGCTCCGCAGGAAGGTTGCGACCGCGCGCGCGCGCGTCAACCTCATCGCCGTGCCGGATTCGATCCTTGAAGATGCCGCGAAGCTCTGCCTTGCGCTCGGCACCGATGGCCTTCGCGGCGAACTCACGCTGATGCGCGCGGCCCGCGCGCTTGCCGCCTATGAGGGCGCGGAAACCGTGACGCAGAAGCATCTGAAATCCATCGCGCCGTCCGCGCTCCGCCACCGTCTGCGCCGCGATCCGCTCGACGAGGCGGGCTCTTCGGTGCGCGTCGACATGGCGCTTGAGAAAGCGTTCAGCGCATGATGAACGGCGGCGGCGAGGCGGAGGAACGCTCGCTGTGGGAAGAGGCCGTCATGGCGGCTTCCCTGTTCGCCGTGGACCCGGTGGGGCTTGGCGGTATCGCCGTCGCCTCGAAATACGGGCCGGTGCGCGACAGCTGGATGGACTTCCTAAGAAGTATCGTGCCCGGCTGGGCGCCCTTCCGCAAACTGCCGCTTTATGCGGCGGACGAGCGGTTGTTTGGCGGCCTCGACCTCGCGGCGACGCTCGCGCATGGCAAGCCCGTCGCCGAGCGCGGTCTTCTGGCAGAGATGGACCGTGGTTTTCTCGTGATCCCGTCTGCCGAGCGCATGGAGGCGGGACTTGCCTCTAGGCTCGGCCTCGTGATCGACGCGGGCGCGGTGCATGTGGAGCGCGAGGCGGCCTCGCTGCTGCATCCGGCGCGCTTCGGCGTGATCGCTCTCGACGAGAGCGAGGCGGGCGACGACGAAACGCCGCCTGCCGCGCTTCTGGAACGCCTCGGCCTTCGCATCGACCTGACCGACGTGACCTGGCGCGATGTCGGCCTGTCCGACACGACGCTCGAAGAGATCGAGGCGGCTCAGGCGCGACTGCCGAACGTCGTAGTGCCGGACAGCATCATCGCTGGCCTTGTCTCAGCCGCCGTGTCGTTCGGCGTCCAGACGATGCGCGCGCCGGTGTTCGCCGTGCGCGCCGCCCGAGCGTCCGCAGCGCTCGCGGGCCGCGACGAGGCCAACGAGGAAGACGCGGGGCTTGCCGCGATGTTTGTGCTGGCGCCTCGCGCGACGCGCATGCCGGAGCCGATGGAAGATCAGGCTCCGCCGGAGCCGCCCCCGCCCGAGCCGCAGGACGACAAGGAAGAAGACGGCAAGGGCGGCGGCGAGAGCGGGGAAAACGAGACCGCGCCCGACGACGACAAGGCGCTTACCGATATGATCATCGCGGCCGCCGCTGCCGCCATGCCGAAGGAAATGCTCGTGAAGGCCGCCGCGAAGCCGTTTCGCGTGCCGCCATCCGCGCCCATGGGCAAGGCGGGTGCCGAGCGCACCAACGCCGCGCGCGGGCGTCCGGCGGGCGTGCGGCGTGGCGAGCCGAAGCCCGGATCGCCGCTGAGCCTGCTCGAAACGCTGCGGGCTGCGGCACCCTGGCAGAAGATCCGCAAGACGATGCTCGAAAGGGCGGCGGCAAACACCGGCGGCATCGGCAAGATCGAGGTCAGAAGCGACGACTTTCGCATCAAGCGGCTCAAGGCGCGCTCGCAGACCGCAACCATTTTCGCCGTGGATGCGTCCGGCTCGGCTGCCATGCAGCGCCTCGCGGAAACGAAGGGCGCCGTCGAGCTTCTGCTCGCGGAGTGCTACATTCGCCGCGATCAGGTGGCGCTCGTGGCCTTTCGCGGCACGCGGGCGGAAATCCTCCTGCCGCCGACGCGGTCACTCACCCGCGCCAAGAAAAGCCTCGCGGCGCTCGCCGGCGGCGGCGGAACGCCTCTCGCCTCCGGCATCGATGCGGCGGGGGCGCTCGCGCTCAACATCCGGCGCCGGGGCGTCGCTCCGCTCGTGGTGTTCTTAACGGACGGGAAAGCCAATATCGCGGCAGACGGGAAGCCGGGCCGCGAGCGCGCTCAAAATGACGCGAACACAGCCGGTCGGCGCTTGCGCGCGGAAGGTATCGCCACAATCTTGGTAGATACCTCTCCGAGGCCGCAGGCGCAGGCTGAGAAGCTCGCGCAGGAAATGGCAGCGCGCTATGTGCCAATGCCTTACGCCAACGCGGCCGCTATATCGAAGGCTGCGAAAATGGCTGCGAAGGGATGACAGCGTTGAAATGGGAGCGGGACGGCCTCGATTGGCCGAACCGTGCCGCGAGTCGATTTGTGTCTGCCGGCGGACTGCGCTGGCATGTGCAGGAGATGGGCAGCGGGCCGACCGTGCTGCTCGTGCACGGTACCGGCGCTTCCACTCACTCCTGGCGGCATTTCGCGCCTATTCTCGCGAAGCGCTTCCGCGTGATAGCGCCCGACCTTCCCGGCCATGGTTTCACCGAAGCGCCGCGTACATCGACGCTGCTCACGCTGCCGCATATGGCACGGTCGATCGCGACGCTGCTTGACACCCTTCAGGTCAAGCCCGTGCTCGCCGTCGGCCATTCCGCAGGCTCGGCGATACTCTGCCGCATGGCGCTCGATGGCAAGCTCGGCGCGCAGGCGATCGTCAGCCTGAACGGCGCATTCCTTCCGTTTCCGGGCATCGCCTCGCAACTCTTCCCCATGATCGCGCGCGCGCTGTTTCTGAACCCCTTCGTGCCCGGCTATTTCGCGTGGAAGGCGCGCGACCGGATAACGGTCCGCCGGCTGATTGAAGGGACGGGCTCCCGGATCGATGCGGAGGGCCTTGCCCAATATGGGCTCCTTCTGGGAAATTCGACGCACATCGCATCCGCGCTCGGCATGATGGCGAACTGGGATCTGCATTCTCTTTCGAGCGACCTGCCGAACCTCAAGACGAAGCTCACGCTCATCGCTTGTACCGAGGACAAGGCCGTGCCGAGTCATGTGGCCTTCAAGGTCTACAACATGGTTCCCGACTCGAAAGTCATCCTCTTGCGACACATGGGCCATCTCGCCCACGAGGAAAAACCGCAGGAAACCGCAGACATCGTCTTTGCCGAAGCGGAAAGGTACGGGATACTCGCGCATGGCGAGCACGAAGCCGTGGCGCAACCGGCGGCCGAATAGCGAAAGGGCGCCAAAATGCGCTTCGTATAGGGTGCGCGCGTCGAAGGAAGATGACACATGGGAGTGGAAGCTGAGCTTCTTTTGGTCCTCGGAGTTCTCGCCTTCGCGATCTACGAACTCATCAAGACGCGGCGGGATCTGCGAAAATCGCGCGAGGAAAAGCCGCCGTCAAAACGGGAATAGCGCCGCGAATTGCGCAGGTGCCGTTATTCCGTCTCATTATAAACCGAATTTGTGCCTCAAGCGCGAACCTCTCCTCGCCAGTGACGCGTCGAGGGGGTAGCGTTTCGACTCGTATCGAAAAGAACTGTCCCTAAGTCGGCCTTCCCAGGGCATTGCCGATCCGACGAAGCCGTTCATCGCCAAAACACCAGGACACGACATTGCAGGCATCTGACATGCTGACATCGGATTTCGTTCGCCGGATCTCGCCACGCGGTGCTTTGGGTGCGCTGCTGGGTGTCTGCCTTGCCGCTCTGGCGGCGTATCCGGGAGATGCGCACGCGGCGGCGCCGAACAAGGCGAAGGCCACCACCGGGTCTGTGAGCTATGGCAGCAATTCGCTTCTCGGGAGCTATCTGGCGGGGCATGTGGCGCGCTCGGCCCGCGACAGCGAGAACGCGGCGCTTTACTATCGGCGCGCCCTCCAGAAAGATCCGTCGAATTCCGATATTCTCGACGATGCCTTCCAGCTGGATCTGGCGTCGGGCGAGTTCGAATCTGCGAAAACCCTCGCGCTGCGGCTGATCAAGCGGCCCGGCGAAGCCGCGATCGCATATGATTTTCTGGGCCTCGATGCGTTCAAGCGCAAGGATTACGCGAAGGCGGACGAGTATTTCCGTCTGGCGGCGAAAGGCACGTCGCCCGAAGAGCCGACGATGAAGCTCGCCCGCGCCTGGGTTGCGGTTGCGCAGGGCCAGGCCGACCGGGCCATCGCCATTCTGTCCCAGCCGAGCAAGGCGGCGTGGGCCACGCATTTTGAAACCGTCCAGCGCGCCTTCGTCGCGGATGTCGCGAAAAAGAAGGCGGCAGCGGCCGAAGCCTACAAGACCGTCTACGAGAAAAAGCCCACGAACATGCGCATCGCCGAGGGCTACGCCCGTCACCTCGCCGTTTGGGGCGACAGGCAGCAGGCGCTCGACGTGTTGAAGGAAAGCGGAGCCGAAGAGACGCCGCTCGGATCTGCGCTGGCGGCGGATCTGAAGGCAGGCAGGACGCCGAAACTCATGGTTTCGACCGTGGATGAGGGGCTTGCCGAGACGTTCCTCGGGATCGGGCAGGTGCTCGCCTCGAACAATGGCGTCGACGCCGCGCAGATTTATCTGCGCCTCGCGCTGTATCTCAACCCGGCATCCGAGATCGCGAAGCTCGAACTCGCCGAAATCTACGGCAATCTCGAACATTATCACAAGGCGGTGGCGGTGCTCGACGGGATCCGCGAGACCTCGCCCTTCCGGCTTAACGCGCAGGTACGAAAGGCGCTCTACCTCAACGCCCTGCAAAAGACGGACGAAGCCACGGCGCTGCTCGCGGCGCTTGCGGAAAAGCACCCCAAGGAAGAGTCCGTTCTTCAGACGCTCGCCTCCATCGACAGCGCCGCGAAACGCTACGAGGCCGCGATCCCGTATTACACGCGCGTGATCGAACTGATCGGTGAGCCCGAGAAGCGCCACTGGTCGCTTTTCTACCAGCGCGGCATCGCCTATGAGCGTACCAAGCAATGGGCCAAGGCCGAGGCGGATTTCAAGCGGGCGCTCGACCTCGACCCCGAGCAGGGCGCGGTGCTCAATTATCTCGGCTATTCCTGGCTCGACCAGAACATCAACATTCCCGAGGCCTTCGAGCTGATCAAGAAGGCGGTTCGCCTGAAGCCGAACGACGGCTACATCATCGACAGTCTCGGCTGGGGTTATTACATCCAGAAGGACTACGAGCAGGCCGTGAAGCATCTCGACAAGGCCGTGGAGCTTCGGCCCGAAGACCCGACGCTGAACGATCATCTCGGCGATGTCTACTGGCGGCTAGGGCGCAAGCTCGAAGCGAAGTTCCAGTGGACGCAGGCGCTGAGCCTCAATCCCGAGCCTGAGGACGTGGTCAAGATCAAGAAGAAGCTCGAAGCCGGACTTCCGGACGAAGCAGGCCCTCATGCGGAATTGCAGACGCACCCGGAGGCGGTTCCCGCCGTCGCGTCCGAGCCGCAGCCTCAGGAGACGGCAAATCCGTAAGTCGGAAAGCGCCGGATGCGGCACGGTGCG
Proteins encoded in this region:
- a CDS encoding phosphodiester glycosidase family protein; the encoded protein is MRKILIRATAFLAMAAFCGPSDAAAQPCKPYAFEGNGYTLCEASLDRFAIRLFWQKPDGTPYTYLSAVPKTDERGGRLAFALNGGMFHPDYKPVGLHVENGRELVRANTRPGPGNFHLRPNGVFYVGEAEAGVMETGAFLKKKPKASYATQSGPMLVIDGQLHPRIAKANVSAKPRDGVCVRGDKTVVFAISDGGVPFDTFMRLFRDGLKCRNALFLDGGTAPALFVPGARSGNVLFGLGPMIAVYEKERR
- a CDS encoding YihY/virulence factor BrkB family protein encodes the protein MSLLAAGVAFYALLAIFPGLVFFVAVFGLLAETGQVQNFLVTLKDLLPTEAWEAINAQVAVLVRQNTTSLSLATIISLGLAFINARLGAYALMSALNIVYRRTETRSFAHTNSLAILFTLGALAVLAFNIIVVAAVPGIFRLFGISEFTNAVLHYARWPALAIIVAFSLAVVYRYGPDRKDAHWRWVSLGSLAATALWLAASTGFSWYVSAFNSYDRIYGSFGAVVILLYWLWLTAFAALMGAELDMQIQTALEERQ
- the bchI gene encoding magnesium chelatase ATPase subunit I, which gives rise to MTRPIYPFSAIVGQDELKLALIISAIDPSIGGVLAFGDRGTGKSTTVRALAALLPPVRAVRACRFNCDPDGSNLCEECREKLREGEKLVARFIRVPVVDLPLGATEDRVVGALDLEKALTRGEKAFETGLLARANRGFLYIDEVNLLEDFLVDLLLDVAASGENVVEREGMSLRHPARFVLIGSGNPEEGELRPQLLDRFGLSVEVRTPQDLPSRIEVVRRRDAFERDPHGFAAAWRGENRKLRRKVATARARVNLIAVPDSILEDAAKLCLALGTDGLRGELTLMRAARALAAYEGAETVTQKHLKSIAPSALRHRLRRDPLDEAGSSVRVDMALEKAFSA
- a CDS encoding magnesium chelatase subunit D, which encodes MNGGGEAEERSLWEEAVMAASLFAVDPVGLGGIAVASKYGPVRDSWMDFLRSIVPGWAPFRKLPLYAADERLFGGLDLAATLAHGKPVAERGLLAEMDRGFLVIPSAERMEAGLASRLGLVIDAGAVHVEREAASLLHPARFGVIALDESEAGDDETPPAALLERLGLRIDLTDVTWRDVGLSDTTLEEIEAAQARLPNVVVPDSIIAGLVSAAVSFGVQTMRAPVFAVRAARASAALAGRDEANEEDAGLAAMFVLAPRATRMPEPMEDQAPPEPPPPEPQDDKEEDGKGGGESGENETAPDDDKALTDMIIAAAAAAMPKEMLVKAAAKPFRVPPSAPMGKAGAERTNAARGRPAGVRRGEPKPGSPLSLLETLRAAAPWQKIRKTMLERAAANTGGIGKIEVRSDDFRIKRLKARSQTATIFAVDASGSAAMQRLAETKGAVELLLAECYIRRDQVALVAFRGTRAEILLPPTRSLTRAKKSLAALAGGGGTPLASGIDAAGALALNIRRRGVAPLVVFLTDGKANIAADGKPGRERAQNDANTAGRRLRAEGIATILVDTSPRPQAQAEKLAQEMAARYVPMPYANAAAISKAAKMAAKG
- the bchO gene encoding alpha/beta fold hydrolase BchO → MTALKWERDGLDWPNRAASRFVSAGGLRWHVQEMGSGPTVLLVHGTGASTHSWRHFAPILAKRFRVIAPDLPGHGFTEAPRTSTLLTLPHMARSIATLLDTLQVKPVLAVGHSAGSAILCRMALDGKLGAQAIVSLNGAFLPFPGIASQLFPMIARALFLNPFVPGYFAWKARDRITVRRLIEGTGSRIDAEGLAQYGLLLGNSTHIASALGMMANWDLHSLSSDLPNLKTKLTLIACTEDKAVPSHVAFKVYNMVPDSKVILLRHMGHLAHEEKPQETADIVFAEAERYGILAHGEHEAVAQPAAE
- a CDS encoding tetratricopeptide repeat protein, encoding MLTSDFVRRISPRGALGALLGVCLAALAAYPGDAHAAAPNKAKATTGSVSYGSNSLLGSYLAGHVARSARDSENAALYYRRALQKDPSNSDILDDAFQLDLASGEFESAKTLALRLIKRPGEAAIAYDFLGLDAFKRKDYAKADEYFRLAAKGTSPEEPTMKLARAWVAVAQGQADRAIAILSQPSKAAWATHFETVQRAFVADVAKKKAAAAEAYKTVYEKKPTNMRIAEGYARHLAVWGDRQQALDVLKESGAEETPLGSALAADLKAGRTPKLMVSTVDEGLAETFLGIGQVLASNNGVDAAQIYLRLALYLNPASEIAKLELAEIYGNLEHYHKAVAVLDGIRETSPFRLNAQVRKALYLNALQKTDEATALLAALAEKHPKEESVLQTLASIDSAAKRYEAAIPYYTRVIELIGEPEKRHWSLFYQRGIAYERTKQWAKAEADFKRALDLDPEQGAVLNYLGYSWLDQNINIPEAFELIKKAVRLKPNDGYIIDSLGWGYYIQKDYEQAVKHLDKAVELRPEDPTLNDHLGDVYWRLGRKLEAKFQWTQALSLNPEPEDVVKIKKKLEAGLPDEAGPHAELQTHPEAVPAVASEPQPQETANP